From the Leptotrichia sp. oral taxon 221 genome, one window contains:
- the glmS gene encoding glutamine--fructose-6-phosphate transaminase (isomerizing), with amino-acid sequence MCGIVGYIGSQNAQDFVIDGLEKLEYRGYDSAGIAVNTGKDRFEIVKKVGRLQNLEDALKEHPLKGHSGIGHTRWATHGKPSDVNSHPHFNKDKTLVVVHNGIIENYLELKKDLQAKGYEFISETDTEVVAHLLDSLYEGDLLEAVKKSLKIIKGAYALGMMSISEPDRIIAARKESPLIVGLGKGENFIASDIPAILKYTRDVYLIENNEIVEIKKDSVKIMDTEGNEVSRDVTHVEWDMEAASKGGYEYFMEKEIYEQPKVLMETLNSRVDENKNINFDDAGLTKEYLEGVRSIYIVACGTAYHAGLVGKYIIEKKTRIKVDVEVASEFRYRNPVIDDKTLIIVLSQSGETLDTLEAMKEGKRHGAKIVAITNVVGSSIAREADHVIYTWAGPEIAVASTKAYSTQMMILYLLAIDMAYKFNKITREEYEHDINSLYDLKEHVEKVLEHSENVEKAAAKILDQHSIFYLGRGLDYMIAVEGALKSKEISYIHSEAFASGELKHGTIALIDEGVPVVINVTQSDLFDKSVSNIKEVAARGAYVIAIAKEGNTIVEEVADEVFYIPAVEDEYTGFLSIIIHQLLAYYLSKLKGNDVDKPRNLAKSVTVE; translated from the coding sequence ATGTGCGGAATAGTAGGATATATCGGTTCACAAAATGCACAAGATTTTGTAATTGATGGATTGGAAAAATTAGAGTATAGAGGATATGATTCAGCGGGAATAGCTGTAAATACAGGGAAAGATCGTTTTGAAATTGTAAAAAAAGTAGGAAGATTACAAAATTTGGAAGATGCTTTAAAAGAGCATCCTTTAAAAGGTCATAGTGGAATAGGACATACAAGATGGGCAACTCACGGAAAACCATCTGATGTAAATTCGCATCCACATTTTAATAAAGATAAAACTTTAGTTGTTGTGCATAATGGAATTATTGAAAATTATTTGGAATTGAAAAAAGATTTACAAGCTAAAGGGTATGAATTTATTTCAGAAACAGATACAGAAGTTGTAGCTCACTTGTTGGATAGCTTATACGAAGGAGACTTGTTAGAAGCAGTAAAAAAATCATTGAAAATTATTAAAGGAGCTTATGCTTTAGGAATGATGTCTATTTCAGAGCCAGATAGAATTATAGCGGCTAGAAAAGAAAGTCCATTAATCGTAGGTTTAGGAAAAGGTGAAAATTTTATTGCTTCTGATATTCCAGCTATATTAAAATATACGAGAGATGTTTATTTGATTGAAAATAATGAAATTGTTGAAATTAAAAAAGATTCAGTAAAAATAATGGATACAGAAGGAAATGAAGTTTCTAGAGATGTTACACATGTTGAATGGGATATGGAAGCAGCTTCAAAAGGTGGTTACGAATATTTCATGGAAAAAGAAATTTACGAACAACCAAAAGTTTTAATGGAAACTTTAAATAGTAGAGTAGACGAAAATAAAAATATTAATTTTGATGATGCAGGATTGACAAAAGAATACTTAGAAGGCGTTAGAAGCATTTATATTGTAGCTTGTGGAACTGCTTATCATGCTGGATTAGTTGGAAAATATATTATTGAGAAAAAAACTAGAATAAAAGTAGATGTAGAAGTAGCATCTGAGTTTAGATATAGAAATCCAGTGATTGATGACAAAACATTGATTATTGTTTTAAGTCAATCAGGTGAAACATTGGATACGTTGGAAGCTATGAAAGAAGGTAAGAGACATGGTGCGAAAATCGTAGCTATAACAAATGTTGTTGGATCGTCAATAGCTAGGGAAGCTGATCATGTAATTTATACATGGGCAGGACCTGAAATAGCCGTTGCTTCAACTAAAGCATACAGTACTCAAATGATGATTTTATACTTATTAGCAATCGATATGGCTTACAAATTTAATAAAATAACAAGAGAAGAATATGAGCATGATATTAATTCATTGTATGATTTAAAAGAACATGTTGAAAAAGTATTGGAACATTCAGAAAATGTTGAAAAAGCTGCAGCTAAAATATTGGATCAACATAGTATCTTCTATTTAGGAAGAGGTTTAGATTATATGATAGCAGTAGAAGGGGCTTTAAAATCTAAAGAAATTTCTTATATTCACTCAGAAGCCTTTGCATCAGGAGAATTGAAACACGGAACGATTGCATTAATTGATGAGGGAGTACCAGTAGTAATTAATGTTACTCAATCAGACTTATTTGATAAATCAGTTTCAAATATAAAAGAAGTAGCTGCAAGAGGAGCTTATGTAATTGCAATAGCTAAAGAAGGTAATACAATAGTGGAAGAAGTAGCCGATGAAGTGTTTTATATACCTGCTGTTGAAGATGAGTATACAGGATTTTTATCAATTATTATTCACCAATTATTAGCATATTACTTATCAAAATTAAAAGGTAATGATGTTGATAAACCAAGAAACTTAGCAAAATCAGTAACAGTTGAATAG
- a CDS encoding MATE family efflux transporter yields MLFKKQSTEERRNMILNGNILRTLLFLSVPTLMVGIIQALIPLSDGLFLNNLGGVLVASSVSFSQPILNIMIALSQGLGVAAMAMIGNLYGRGIIRAVKETTLQIFVFSFLVGLGLIPVCIFLAFFIAKFTTPEIKQYVFIYISLYSLVIPFNFLASIYNAAKNSVGRPEVPFIRVFILLILKIIFNTIFLYFLRMGIVGAVLATLCSYIVVTIWMYHDLFIKKDEMRLELKKYKFIAPIVKKLLRIGFPSMISYMLIYLGFFLINKEVEHYGAVALNAQGIASNINSICFILPASIGTTVTSMISMNLGIGNIEKSKKIFYCGITTSIVIALFIIASTLPFSNVFTLSFTREKAVLDIANRALNIYTYSVIGFGIFCVCQGVFIALARTKVPMFMSILRIWFFRYLFILFTKSTLGLYSVFWGNLFSNLLAGTVFFILVLNIDWNKNYS; encoded by the coding sequence ATGTTATTCAAAAAACAATCAACGGAAGAACGCCGTAACATGATTTTAAATGGAAATATCCTAAGGACGCTTTTATTTTTATCAGTTCCTACGCTTATGGTCGGGATTATTCAAGCTCTTATTCCTTTGTCAGATGGACTTTTTCTGAATAATTTAGGAGGAGTGCTTGTTGCTAGTTCGGTTTCATTTAGTCAGCCGATTTTAAATATTATGATTGCATTGTCGCAAGGACTTGGTGTTGCTGCTATGGCTATGATTGGGAACCTTTATGGTCGTGGAATTATTCGTGCAGTAAAAGAAACGACACTTCAAATTTTTGTCTTTAGTTTTTTAGTTGGTTTAGGATTGATTCCTGTTTGTATTTTTCTAGCATTTTTCATAGCTAAATTTACGACACCTGAGATAAAACAGTACGTGTTTATCTATATTTCCCTTTACTCGTTAGTCATTCCATTCAATTTTCTTGCTTCAATTTATAATGCGGCAAAAAATTCTGTTGGACGACCAGAAGTGCCATTTATTAGGGTTTTCATTCTATTAATTTTAAAAATAATTTTCAATACAATTTTCTTGTATTTTTTAAGAATGGGAATTGTTGGAGCTGTTTTAGCAACACTTTGTTCATACATTGTCGTTACAATTTGGATGTATCACGATTTATTTATAAAAAAAGACGAAATGCGATTGGAATTAAAAAAATACAAATTTATAGCACCAATTGTAAAAAAACTGTTACGAATTGGATTTCCATCAATGATTAGCTACATGTTAATTTATTTAGGATTTTTCCTAATTAATAAAGAAGTTGAACATTATGGAGCTGTCGCATTAAATGCTCAAGGAATTGCCTCAAACATTAATTCTATTTGTTTCATTTTACCAGCTTCAATCGGAACAACCGTAACAAGCATGATTAGTATGAATTTAGGTATTGGAAACATTGAAAAATCAAAAAAAATATTTTATTGCGGAATTACTACAAGTATTGTCATCGCTTTATTTATTATTGCATCAACACTACCTTTTTCAAATGTTTTTACGCTTTCATTTACAAGAGAAAAAGCCGTTTTAGACATTGCTAACAGAGCATTGAATATTTACACATATTCCGTTATCGGATTTGGAATTTTCTGTGTCTGTCAAGGAGTTTTCATCGCTCTAGCCCGTACAAAAGTTCCAATGTTTATGTCAATTTTAAGAATTTGGTTTTTTAGATATTTATTTATCTTATTCACAAAATCAACTTTAGGACTTTATTCAGTTTTTTGGGGAAATTTATTTTCAAACCTTTTAGCTGGAACAGTTTTTTTCATATTAGTTCTAAACATTGACTGGAATAAAAATTATTCTTAA
- a CDS encoding tetratricopeptide repeat protein, which yields MIYWEEGNQKEAQKWFLKSSDKGNSGAQANLGSLYYELNDKKESLKWLEKAYETARKDKDTEKMEEIKEMIKDVKDSQE from the coding sequence ATGATTTACTGGGAGGAAGGAAATCAAAAAGAAGCTCAAAAATGGTTTTTAAAATCTTCAGATAAAGGAAATTCAGGAGCTCAAGCAAATTTGGGATCACTTTATTATGAACTAAATGATAAAAAAGAATCGTTAAAATGGTTGGAAAAAGCCTACGAAACAGCGAGAAAAGATAAAGATACTGAAAAAATGGAAGAAATAAAAGAAATGATAAAAGATGTAAAAGATTCTCAAGAATAA
- a CDS encoding cob(I)yrinic acid a,c-diamide adenosyltransferase, translated as MFLKILEPCDFSRGRFRKIYTKYGDKGFTKLYGGDKVKKTHKRIEACGTADEVCSLLAVVVAEMRENEILDDIRKECEEIQQQLFDCGSDLATPRELRPYKQKEEDVKYLEQRMDEYISILPKMEHFIIPGGSKVSSFLHMVRTATRRLERKMVALIDEGEAVNETGLIYINRLSDYFFVIACVVNLKLKVEETVYKRSPKVFRTKK; from the coding sequence ATATTTTTAAAGATTTTAGAACCCTGCGACTTTAGTCGTGGGAGGTTCAGGAAAATATATACAAAATATGGAGATAAAGGATTCACAAAATTGTATGGTGGCGATAAAGTAAAAAAAACTCATAAAAGAATAGAGGCTTGTGGGACTGCAGATGAGGTTTGTTCTTTGCTTGCAGTAGTTGTTGCAGAAATGAGAGAAAATGAGATTTTGGACGATATTAGAAAAGAGTGTGAGGAAATTCAGCAACAACTTTTTGATTGTGGAAGTGATTTGGCGACTCCAAGAGAATTGAGACCTTATAAACAGAAAGAAGAAGACGTTAAGTATCTTGAGCAAAGAATGGATGAATATATTTCAATTTTACCTAAAATGGAACATTTCATAATTCCTGGAGGAAGTAAAGTTTCAAGTTTTCTTCATATGGTTAGGACAGCAACAAGGAGATTAGAGAGAAAAATGGTGGCATTAATTGATGAAGGTGAGGCTGTAAATGAGACTGGCTTGATATACATAAATCGTTTGTCAGATTATTTTTTCGTAATCGCATGTGTCGTTAATTTGAAATTGAAAGTGGAAGAAACAGTTTATAAAAGAAGTCCAAAAGTATTCAGAACTAAAAAATAG
- the tnpA gene encoding IS200/IS605 family transposase → MSNINFGRGYVYSIQYHIVWCVKYRRKVLIDDIEKTLKELLIEISNENNIKIIEMETDLDHIHILIECSPQHFIPNILKIFKGISARNLFLKHPEIKNKLWNGHLWNPSYFVATVSENTEEQIKRYIQTQKER, encoded by the coding sequence ATGTCAAATATTAATTTTGGAAGAGGATATGTATATTCAATTCAATATCATATAGTGTGGTGTGTAAAATATAGAAGGAAAGTATTAATTGATGATATTGAAAAAACTTTAAAAGAATTATTAATTGAAATTTCTAATGAAAATAATATAAAAATAATAGAAATGGAAACAGATTTAGACCATATTCATATATTAATTGAGTGTAGTCCTCAACATTTCATACCTAATATTTTGAAAATATTCAAAGGAATTTCTGCAAGAAACCTTTTTTTAAAACATCCCGAGATAAAAAATAAGTTATGGAATGGACACTTATGGAACCCTAGTTATTTTGTTGCAACTGTTTCAGAAAATACTGAAGAACAAATAAAAAGATATATCCAAACTCAAAAAGAAAGATGA
- a CDS encoding RNA-guided endonuclease TnpB family protein, which produces MYLTLKQQIKHLSKKEFRNLKYLSHIAKNLTNEAIYNIRQYYFNKKKYLSYNENYKMLKNSENYKKLNSNMAQQILKEVDGSFKSFFGLLKLAKNGQYDNKKIKLPKYLAKDGFTTLVIGFVRLKDDMMIVPYSNSFKKTHQEVKIKLPPVLKGKKIKEIRIIPKQHSRYFEIQYTYEVEEVQRELNKENVLGIDSGIDNLCTCVTNTGSSFIIDGRKLKSINQYYNKINAKLQSIKDKQKIERTTLRQKRIARKRNNRIEDYLSKTARIIVNYCLNNDIGRIVLGYNEDFQRKSNIGSINNQNFVNIPYGKLRDKLIYLCKLYGIEFKLQEESYTSKASFFDGDEIPIYDKENLQEYIFSGKRIKRGLYQTSAGKLINADCNGALNILRKSKVVDLSVLYNRGELNTPKRIRVV; this is translated from the coding sequence ATGTATTTAACATTAAAACAACAAATAAAACATCTTAGTAAAAAAGAGTTTAGAAATTTAAAATATTTATCTCATATAGCCAAGAACTTAACTAATGAAGCTATATACAATATTAGACAATACTATTTTAATAAGAAAAAGTATTTAAGTTATAATGAAAACTATAAAATGCTTAAAAATAGTGAGAACTATAAGAAGTTAAATTCTAATATGGCTCAACAAATTCTAAAAGAAGTAGACGGAAGTTTCAAATCATTTTTTGGACTTTTAAAACTTGCTAAAAATGGTCAATATGATAATAAGAAAATAAAATTACCTAAATATCTTGCTAAAGATGGATTTACAACTCTTGTTATAGGTTTTGTTAGATTAAAAGATGATATGATGATAGTTCCTTATTCAAATTCGTTTAAGAAAACTCATCAGGAAGTTAAAATTAAGCTACCACCAGTATTAAAAGGCAAGAAGATAAAAGAAATTAGAATAATACCAAAACAACATTCTAGGTACTTTGAAATTCAATATACTTATGAGGTAGAAGAAGTTCAAAGGGAATTAAATAAAGAAAATGTACTAGGAATTGATTCAGGTATAGACAATCTTTGCACTTGTGTTACAAATACTGGATCCTCATTCATAATAGATGGTAGAAAATTAAAATCTATTAATCAATACTATAATAAGATAAATGCAAAATTACAAAGTATAAAAGATAAGCAAAAGATTGAGCGAACAACATTAAGACAAAAGAGAATAGCCAGAAAGAGAAATAATCGTATAGAAGATTATCTTTCAAAAACAGCAAGAATAATTGTAAATTATTGTCTTAATAATGATATAGGAAGAATAGTTCTAGGATATAACGAGGATTTTCAAAGAAAATCAAATATTGGAAGTATAAATAATCAAAACTTTGTAAATATACCATATGGAAAATTAAGAGATAAATTAATATATCTATGTAAACTATATGGAATAGAATTTAAACTACAAGAAGAGAGTTATACATCAAAAGCAAGTTTCTTTGATGGAGATGAAATTCCAATATATGATAAGGAAAATCTGCAAGAATATATATTCAGTGGAAAAAGAATAAAAAGAGGACTATATCAAACAAGCGCAGGTAAACTCATAAATGCAGATTGTAATGGAGCATTAAATATTCTAAGAAAAAGTAAAGTTGTGGACTTAAGTGTCCTATACAATAGAGGTGAGCTGAACACACCTAAAAGAATAAGGGTAGTGTAA
- a CDS encoding lipopolysaccharide assembly protein LapB, whose protein sequence is MKKYLILLLLVANLGLGIQGFSAMTREEKISLEKQIDEAYDKNDNKKTISLVSRYVKEFPNNADYLNKLGVLYANENNYKEAEKWYLKAIENGNLTAISNLADNYSQLKDYEKAIKYYKEYEKVADNPRNYTWIAAAYENLEDYKNAREWYFKALKTEKDGFSENHLGLMADNEGNQKEALKWYQTSAQKGYLWGYSNLATTYIELGDYETAEKWVIKGLDLAKKSKDSDDTAVKKEMQDTYDYIQKVK, encoded by the coding sequence ATGAAAAAATATTTGATTTTATTATTATTAGTGGCAAATTTAGGATTAGGAATACAAGGTTTTTCGGCTATGACGAGAGAAGAAAAAATAAGTTTGGAAAAACAAATAGATGAAGCGTATGATAAGAATGACAATAAAAAAACGATATCTTTAGTTTCAAGATATGTAAAAGAGTTTCCTAATAATGCTGATTACTTGAATAAATTAGGAGTTTTGTATGCTAACGAAAATAATTACAAGGAAGCAGAAAAATGGTATTTAAAAGCTATTGAAAATGGGAACTTGACAGCAATTTCAAATTTGGCAGATAATTATTCTCAATTGAAAGATTACGAAAAAGCAATAAAATATTATAAAGAGTATGAAAAAGTAGCAGATAATCCTAGAAATTATACTTGGATAGCAGCGGCATATGAAAATTTGGAAGATTATAAAAATGCAAGAGAGTGGTATTTTAAAGCACTAAAAACTGAAAAAGATGGATTTTCTGAAAATCATTTAGGATTAATGGCAGATAATGAAGGAAATCAAAAAGAAGCATTAAAATGGTATCAAACTTCTGCACAAAAAGGATATCTATGGGGATATAGCAATTTAGCTACTACGTATATTGAATTGGGAGATTATGAAACTGCTGAAAAATGGGTAATTAAAGGATTAGATTTAGCTAAAAAATCGAAAGATTCTGATGATACAGCTGTAAAAAAAGAAATGCAAGATACTTATGATTACATTCAAAAGGTGAAATAG
- a CDS encoding MarR family transcriptional regulator, with product MNKALIKENVKDYNAEQSRILEVLWEEGSISNKEISQKSGLALNTLTTMLNRMEDAGLIMKEVDENDRRKTIVSLTRKSKRLKKKFD from the coding sequence TTGAATAAGGCTTTGATTAAAGAAAATGTGAAGGACTACAATGCTGAGCAAAGTAGGATTTTAGAAGTTCTTTGGGAAGAAGGAAGTATCAGTAATAAAGAAATTTCTCAAAAATCAGGATTGGCATTAAATACGTTAACAACAATGCTGAATCGGATGGAAGATGCTGGTTTGATTATGAAAGAAGTAGATGAGAATGATAGAAGAAAGACGATTGTAAGTTTGACAAGAAAGTCTAAGAGATTGAAAAAGAAATTTGATTAA
- the uvrB gene encoding excinuclease ABC subunit UvrB, which yields MGSPEAYKEKSIPIDVETNGIDRNELIKKLILLRYERNDIAFERGKFRVKGDIIDLHPSYLDTGYRFEFFGDDLESISEINTLTGQKIKTIKRVTIMPATHYLSTEDTEKIFSQIKKEMEERVHFFQKNGQLLEAQRIKQRTEYDLEMINEIGYCKGIENYSRYLTGKSEGEAPDTLIDYFPDDLVVFLDESHISVPQINGMYKGDRARKQSLIDNGFRLPSAYDNRPLKFEEFFGKIPQVVYVSATPSDYELEHSNGEIVEQLVRPTGIVEPDIEIRETKNQIDDLMDEIKERTNRRERVLVTTLTKKMAEELTDYYLEFGIKVKYMHSDIDTLERTEIIRDLRKGVFNVLVGINLLREGLDIPEVSLVAILEADKEGYLRSRRSLIQTMGRAARNAHGQVILYADRMTGSMQEAIDEVNRRREIQEKYNKEHNINPKTVERQIEESLVDYEIEQEDKINKAKKEYRSQFEIEKEIKSLNKKIQKLAEELNFEEAIKLRDKMNELKKILLEL from the coding sequence TTGGGATCGCCAGAAGCGTATAAGGAAAAATCAATACCAATTGATGTTGAAACAAATGGTATTGATAGGAATGAGCTGATAAAAAAATTGATTTTATTGAGATATGAGAGAAATGATATAGCTTTTGAGCGTGGGAAATTTAGAGTGAAAGGTGATATTATTGATTTGCATCCATCGTATTTGGATACAGGATATAGATTTGAGTTTTTTGGAGATGATTTAGAAAGTATTTCTGAGATAAATACGCTTACAGGACAAAAAATTAAGACAATAAAAAGAGTAACAATAATGCCGGCGACACACTATTTATCGACTGAAGATACTGAAAAAATATTTTCTCAAATAAAAAAAGAAATGGAAGAAAGAGTTCATTTTTTTCAAAAAAATGGACAATTGTTGGAAGCGCAAAGAATAAAACAGCGAACAGAATACGATTTGGAAATGATTAATGAAATTGGTTATTGTAAGGGAATTGAGAATTATTCTAGATATTTGACTGGGAAATCTGAAGGAGAGGCACCAGATACGTTGATTGATTATTTTCCTGATGATTTGGTTGTATTTCTTGATGAATCGCATATTTCTGTGCCACAAATAAATGGGATGTACAAAGGGGATAGAGCAAGAAAGCAATCATTGATTGACAACGGATTTAGGCTACCAAGTGCGTACGATAACAGACCATTGAAATTTGAAGAGTTTTTTGGGAAAATACCACAAGTAGTTTATGTTTCTGCAACTCCAAGTGATTATGAATTGGAACATTCTAATGGAGAAATTGTTGAGCAATTGGTTAGACCGACTGGAATTGTGGAGCCAGATATTGAAATTAGGGAAACTAAAAATCAGATTGATGATTTGATGGATGAAATAAAAGAGAGAACAAATCGAAGAGAACGGGTCCTTGTAACGACATTAACGAAGAAAATGGCTGAAGAGTTAACAGATTATTATTTGGAATTTGGGATAAAGGTAAAATATATGCACTCGGATATTGATACGCTTGAAAGAACGGAAATTATAAGGGATTTGAGAAAAGGAGTATTCAATGTTTTGGTTGGGATAAACCTTTTGAGAGAGGGCCTTGATATTCCTGAAGTTTCGCTTGTAGCAATTTTAGAAGCCGATAAAGAAGGATATTTACGTTCTAGAAGATCATTGATTCAAACGATGGGTAGAGCTGCAAGAAATGCACACGGACAGGTTATTTTGTATGCTGATAGAATGACAGGTTCGATGCAAGAAGCAATTGATGAGGTTAACAGACGGCGTGAAATCCAAGAAAAATACAATAAAGAGCATAATATAAATCCAAAAACTGTTGAAAGACAAATAGAAGAATCGCTTGTAGATTACGAAATTGAACAAGAAGATAAAATTAATAAGGCTAAAAAAGAATATAGAAGTCAATTTGAAATTGAAAAAGAAATTAAATCACTTAATAAAAAGATTCAAAAATTGGCAGAAGAACTTAATTTTGAGGAAGCGATTAAGTTAAGAGATAAAATGAATGAATTGAAGAAAATATTGTTAGAATTGTAA
- a CDS encoding viral A-type inclusion protein: MSKKNEKEVKEAVKELTLTKKEREGLNEDEIRNLLVNKAILEEAKKYKFTDEEKEEFDYFFTNEKCKYFIAKSIEDKISINENDITKIYTENKASFDAQNIPFSQARERIQRDLLNQQVAVLEGDEISRLVDEMANSVEITKKEIIFSKGNSEVIKTIIISKVISEEMNKGDFLEKNKEDIETIENNVYINFYLDLQIRKTVTVTQEEIVEIYENEKGKLGNITPNDAYQQIGNGLINNKAINERNNLINKIAEDYKVEELTKKYAEEK, from the coding sequence ATGTCTAAAAAAAATGAAAAAGAAGTGAAAGAAGCAGTTAAAGAATTAACTTTAACAAAAAAAGAAAGAGAAGGATTAAACGAAGACGAAATTAGAAATTTATTAGTTAATAAAGCAATCTTAGAAGAAGCAAAAAAATATAAATTCACTGATGAAGAAAAAGAAGAATTTGATTATTTCTTCACAAATGAAAAATGTAAATATTTCATTGCTAAATCTATCGAAGATAAAATTTCAATCAATGAAAATGATATTACAAAAATTTATACAGAAAACAAAGCTAGTTTTGATGCACAAAATATTCCTTTTTCTCAAGCAAGAGAAAGAATCCAAAGAGATTTATTAAATCAACAAGTTGCAGTTTTAGAAGGAGATGAAATTTCAAGATTAGTAGATGAAATGGCTAATTCAGTAGAAATCACAAAAAAAGAAATTATTTTCTCAAAAGGAAATTCAGAAGTAATCAAAACTATTATCATTAGTAAAGTTATTTCAGAAGAAATGAATAAAGGAGACTTCTTGGAAAAAAATAAAGAAGATATCGAAACTATCGAAAACAATGTTTACATCAATTTCTATTTAGATTTACAAATTAGAAAAACTGTAACAGTAACTCAAGAAGAAATCGTTGAAATTTATGAAAATGAAAAAGGTAAATTAGGAAATATTACACCTAACGATGCTTACCAACAAATTGGAAATGGATTAATTAACAATAAAGCAATCAATGAAAGAAATAATTTAATCAACAAAATTGCAGAAGATTACAAAGTAGAAGAATTAACAAAAAAATATGCTGAAGAAAAATAA
- a CDS encoding RNA-guided endonuclease TnpB family protein, with product MYLTLKQQVKHLSKKEFRNLKYLSHIAKNLTNEAIYNIRQYYFNKKKYLSYNENYKILKNSENYKKLNSNMAQQILKEVDGSFKSFFGLLKLAKNGQYDNKKIKLPKYLAKDGFTTLVIGFVRLKDDILIVPYSNSFKKTHQEVKIKLPPVLKGKKIKEIRIIPKQHSRYFEIQYIYEVEEVQRELNKENALGIDLGIDNLCTCVTNAGTSFIIDGRKLKSINQYYNKINAKLQSIKDKQKIECTTLRQKRITRKRNNCINDYLSKVARIIVNYCLNNDIGKLVLGYNEDFQRNSNIGSINNQNFVNIPYGKLRDKLIYLCKLYGIEFKLQEESYTSKASFFDGDEIPIYDKENQKEYIFSGKRIKRGLYQTSTGKIINADCNGALNILRKSKVVDLSILYNRGELNTPKRIRVV from the coding sequence ATGTATTTAACTTTAAAACAACAGGTAAAACATCTTAGCAAAAAGGAGTTTAGAAATTTAAAATATTTATCTCATATAGCCAAGAACTTAACTAATGAAGCAATATATAATATTAGACAGTATTATTTTAATAAGAAAAAGTATTTAAGTTATAATGAAAACTATAAAATACTTAAAAACAGTGAGAACTATAAGAAGTTAAATTCTAATATGGCTCAACAAATTCTAAAAGAAGTAGACGGAAGTTTCAAATCATTTTTTGGACTTTTAAAACTTGCTAAAAATGGTCAATATGATAATAAAAAAATAAAATTACCTAAATATCTTGCTAAAGATGGTTTTACAACTCTTGTTATAGGTTTTGTAAGATTAAAAGATGATATTCTGATAGTTCCTTATTCAAATTCGTTTAAGAAAACTCATCAGGAAGTTAAAATTAAGCTGCCACCAGTATTAAAAGGTAAGAAAATAAAAGAGATTAGAATAATACCAAAACAACATTCTAGGTACTTTGAAATTCAATACATTTACGAGGTAGAAGAAGTTCAAAGGGAATTAAATAAAGAAAATGCACTAGGAATTGATTTAGGTATAGATAATCTTTGTACTTGCGTTACAAATGCTGGAACTTCATTCATAATAGATGGTAGAAAATTAAAATCAATAAATCAATACTATAATAAGATAAATGCAAAATTACAAAGTATAAAAGATAAGCAAAAGATTGAGTGCACAACATTAAGACAAAAGAGAATAACTAGAAAGAGAAATAATTGTATAAATGATTATCTTTCAAAAGTAGCAAGAATAATTGTAAATTATTGTCTTAATAATGATATAGGAAAATTAGTTTTAGGATATAATGAAGATTTTCAAAGAAATTCAAATATAGGAAGTATAAATAATCAAAACTTTGTAAATATACCATATGGAAAATTAAGAGATAAATTAATATATTTATGTAAACTATATGGAATAGAATTTAAACTGCAAGAAGAGAGTTATACATCAAAAGCAAGTTTCTTTGATGGAGATGAAATTCCAATATATGATAAAGAAAATCAAAAAGAATATATATTCAGTGGGAAAAGAATAAAAAGAGGACTATATCAAACAAGCACAGGTAAAATCATAAATGCGGATTGTAATGGAGCATTAAATATATTAAGAAAAAGTAAAGTTGTGGATTTAAGTATCCTATACAATAGAGGTGAACTGAACACACCTAAAAGAATAAGGGTGGTGTAA